A section of the Bombus fervidus isolate BK054 chromosome 9, iyBomFerv1, whole genome shotgun sequence genome encodes:
- the LOC139990497 gene encoding uncharacterized protein: MPTATPTFVQEIVNVIKRFKFEELELSVAPVFPEISWSNIRSELIKHHKNFTSHNVAEVIKMVVIEEKVTEKILRDRLSTLRLVDISWHSNKKMWYGYILIGSDKTVNYFINREIQNNMQDNFDSLNMKINVKIYTHNDITYMSLIATKYKNKRGKENQRAISHVFALFMGQKYFFSTKKTISSDILNAVVRSLGYKNSKRFKLMGRDLKSLSKLCWKRKEGTINSENINKTVVYEDGVLDKKKTGIDFTQQKQRVKYAEKCFGDNPPTLEVLVVNGPSMPLSHEDVSKELPNENIQIAWEFRSHNIVACLTKLIERRILVTPVPHYISNLMTLGRNVLTLKKD; encoded by the exons GACCG caACGCCTACATTTGTACAAGAGATAGTTAACGTTATTAAGAGATTCAAGTTCGAGGAATTAGAATTATCAGTAGCGCCAGTTTTTCCAGAAATATCCTGGAGTAATATAAGAtccgaattaattaaacatcaCAAAAATTTTACATCACACAATGTAGCAGAAGTTATTAAAATGGTTGTCATC gaAGAAAAAGTTACAGAGAAAATTTTAAGAGATCGTTTATCAACACTACGATTAGTTG ataTAAGCTGGCacagtaataaaaaaatgtggTATGGCTATATATTAATAGGTTCTGATAAAActgtaaattatttcataaacagagaaattcaaaataatatgCAAGATAATTTTGAttcattaaatatgaaaattaatgtaaagatatatacacataatgatattacatatatgtcTTTAATagcaacaaaatataaaaataaaagagggaaagaaaatCAACGTGCAATTTCACACGTTTTTGCTTTATTTATGggtcaaaaatattttttttctaccaAAAAAACTATTTCATCTGATATTTTAAATGCTGTAGTAAGAAGTTTGGGTTATAAAAACTCTAAAAGATTTAAATTGATGGGTAGAGATCTTAAATCTTTGAGCAAATTATGTTGgaagaggaaagaaggaacaataaattctgaaaatattaataaaactgtgGTATATGAAGATGGTGTTCTTGATAAAAA GAAGACGGGCATAGACTTCACTCAACAAAAGCAGCGGGTAAAGTATGCAGAAAAATGTTTTGGTGATAATCCTCCTACCTTAGAAGTACTTGTTGTAAATGGACCTAGTATGCCTTTGTCACATGAAGATGTATCAAAAGAATTACCAAATGAAAACATACAAATAGC ATGGGAATTTCGCAGTCACAACATCGTTGCATGTTTAACAAAGTTAATAGAACGACGTATATTGGTTACACCAGTGCCTCattatatatcaaatttaatgACATTAGGAAGAAATGTATTAACACTTAAGAaggattaa
- the Smyd5 gene encoding SET and MYND domain containing, class 5 encodes MDSNDFQIRLINNEKGKGLFAVRSFKYGDTILEEKPIICCQFSWNLDYGYLACDNCLKPLETAEENVRRLTGNSAIILPYPECCETKKDLITECPECGTKYCSIECQNDAYLRYHSTICLQSREKDESHPLVQLNETWKQMHYPPESATVMLLIKMVALVNQADNKEEMLSTFSQFCHRTVNDTHELAHKLLGEKFIGQIEVLRQMMQKAINTEFTEHWFTPEGFKSLLALVGTNGQGIGTSAFSRWVKNVSALELPRDERIQVDKLIDRIYDDMEEAVAFFLNNEGSGLYIFQSSINHSCVPNAIVEFPYSNNVLVLKAIRDIHPEEEICISYLDECCLERSRHSRQKALSSLYLFQCYCNKCLSQVNDPDLTSEDEIDDDDISS; translated from the exons ATGGATTCCAATGACTTTCAGATCAGATTAATTAACAATGAAAAG GGTAAAGGTCTTTTTGCTGTACGTTCATTTAAATATGGAGATACAATTCTAGAAGAAAAACCTATAATTTGTTGTCAATTCTCATGGAACTTAGACTATGGATACTTAGCTTGTGACAATTGTTTAAAACCTTTAGAAACTGCTGAAGAAAATGTACGTAGATTGACTGGAAACTCAGCAATTATTTTACCTTATCCAGAATGCtgcgaaacaaaaaaagatTTGATTACAGAATGTCCTGAATGTGGCACAAAATACTGTAGTATTGAATGCCAGAATGATGCTTATTTAAG aTATCATAGTACAATATGTTTACAATCAAGAGAAAAGGATGAGTCTCATCCCTTGGTGCAATTAAATGAAACATGGAAGCAAATGCATTATCCACCAGAATCAGCAACAGTgatgttattaattaaaatggtAGCTCTTGTTAATCAAGCTGATAATAAAGAAGAGATGCTTTCAACTTTCTCACAATTTTGTCATCGTACAGTTAATGATACTCATGAACTTGCACACAAATTACTTGGAGAAAAGTTTATTGGACAAATTGAAGTGCTCAGACAAATGATGCAGAAAGCCATAAATACAGAATTTACAGAACAT tGGTTTACACCAGAAGGTTTTAAAAGTCTGTTAGCTTTAGTAGGTACAAATGGTCAAGGAATTGGAACTAGTGCATTTAGTCGTTGGGTTAAAAATGTATCTGCTTTGGAATTACCAAGAGATGAAAGAATCCAAgttgataaattaatagatCGAATTTATGATGATATGGAAGAAG CGGTAGCTTTTTTTTTGAACAATGAAGGTTCTGGTCTTTATATCTTTCAATCATCAATAAATCATAGTTGTGTACCAAACGCAATTGTAGAATTTCCTTATTCAAACAATGTATTGGTTCTAAAAGCTATACGTGATATTCATCCTGAAGAAGAAATATGCATAAGTTACCTTGATGAATGTTGTCTAGAAAGAAGTAGACATTCGCGACAGAAAGCCTTAAgctctttatatttatttcaatgctATTGTAATAAGTGCTTATCACAAGTTAATGATCCAGATTTAACATCAGAAGATGAAATAGATGATGACGACATTTCCAGctga